Proteins encoded by one window of Salvia splendens isolate huo1 chromosome 7, SspV2, whole genome shotgun sequence:
- the LOC121811648 gene encoding heterogeneous nuclear ribonucleoprotein 1-like encodes MDSFTDEAKLFIGGIGWETTEEHLRDHFSRYGEVAHAVVMRDRVTSQPRGFGFVVFSDPSVIPSVLQQTHSIEGRTVEAKRAMSREQQQTLKTGSNSTGGNFVGSENLKSKKIFVGGLPSTLKEDEFRGYFQDFGSVTDVVIMYDTNTGRPRGFGFISFTTEDSVDRVLQKTFHELKGKLVEVKRALPKDAVTGVGSRGSSRGYGSNFSSNDSYNSPIGNSRMLQQTQPRNGGYHPNQPTSGGYQQTQPASGGYPPYSVYGGASYGYAGNSNPGYGAYGGYEVGGHGSANAGYSGPAGVYGNLGSPNTDFLKNQWSSQQAGYGASGYGQTANYGASVPWSNVSRSSASGYAQAGRPPSGASQFVNKGYNYNGYGDDASHAYAGGNAMHPDGSWKPES; translated from the exons ATGGACTCTTTTACCGACGAGGCGAAGCTCTTCATCGGCGGCATAGGCTGGGAGACGACGGAGGAGCACCTCAGAGACCATTTCAGCCGCTACGGCGAGGTTGCTCACGCCGTCGTCATGCGCGATAGAGTCACCTCTCAGCCCCGCGGCTTCGGCTTCGTCGTATTCTCCGATCCCTCCGTCATCCCCTCTGTCCTCCAGCAAACGCATAGCATCGAAGGCCGCACC gTTGAAGCTAAGAGAGCAATGTCAAGAGAACAGCAGCAGACTCTGAAAACCGGAAGCAATAGTACTGGAGGAAATTTTGTAGGGTCTGAGAATCTCAAAAGTAAGAAGATATTTGTCGGGGGGTTGCCTTCTACCTTAAAAGAAGATGAATTTAGGGGATATTTTCAAGATTTTGGTAGTGTAACTGATGTAGTGATCATGTATGATACGAATACTGGCAGGCCACGTGGTTTTGGTTTCATCAGCTTTACCACAGAAGATTCTGTTGATAGAGTTCTTCAAAAGACATTTCATGAGCTGAAAGGCAAGCTTGTCGAGGTAAAACGAGCACTCCCCAAAGATGCAGTCACAGGTGTTGGTTCTCGTGGAAGCTCCAGAGGCTACGGCTCGAACTTTTCTAGTAATGACTCATACAATAGTCCCATTGGAAACAGTAGAATGTTACAGCAAACACAACCAAGAAATGGTGGTTATCACCCAAATCAACCTACAAGTGGTGGTTATCAACAGACACAACCAGCAAGTGGTGGTTATCCTCCTTATTCAGTTTATGGAGGTGCTAGCTATGGTTATGCAGGGAATAGCAATCCTGGCTACGGGGCTTATGGTGGCTATGAGGTCGGTGGTCATGGAAGTGCCAATGCTGGTTATTCTGGTCCAGCAGGAGTTTATGGGAACCTAGGTTCACCAAATACcgatttcttgaaaaatcaatGGAGTAGCCAGCAAGCTGGTTATGGTGCCTCTGGATATGGTCAAACTGCTAACTATGGGGCTTCTGTTCCTTGGAGCAATGTATCGAGGAGTAGTGCCAGTGGTTATGCACAGGCAGGAAGACCTCCGAGTGGTGCTTCTCAGTTTGTTAATAAAGGGTACAACTATAATGGTTATGGGGACGATGCATCTCACGCCTATGCTGGTGGGAATGCAATGCATCCTGATGGTAGTTGGAAACCAGAAAGTTGA